One Kitasatospora sp. MAP12-44 DNA segment encodes these proteins:
- a CDS encoding transcriptional regulator: MPSEILRSIRRELAPGERENRLLPLIEDGRASVSVLGELAAQQHRIITSDRRSLLVLAARCADTPAGGYFAHLAQGESLALDALSGFGTACGLDSDDLRAREPLPGCQAYPAYLAWLALNGEPTAVVLALAANFSAWGGYCATVSRALRTHYGFGADACAFFDFFAAPAPELEDETDAVLSSAGPTTGTVSAAHSYGRLLQAYELMFWNTLADLPNVR, translated from the coding sequence ATGCCTAGCGAGATCCTGCGTTCCATCCGCCGTGAGCTGGCGCCGGGCGAGCGGGAGAACCGCCTGCTGCCGCTGATCGAGGACGGGCGCGCTTCGGTGTCCGTCCTCGGTGAGCTCGCCGCGCAGCAGCACCGCATCATCACCAGCGACCGCCGGAGCCTGCTGGTGCTCGCCGCCCGCTGCGCCGACACCCCGGCGGGCGGGTACTTCGCCCACCTGGCCCAGGGCGAGAGCCTCGCGCTCGACGCCCTGAGCGGGTTCGGCACCGCCTGCGGCCTGGACTCGGACGACCTGCGTGCCCGTGAACCCCTCCCCGGCTGTCAGGCGTATCCCGCGTACCTGGCCTGGCTCGCGCTCAACGGCGAGCCCACCGCCGTCGTGCTGGCCCTCGCCGCCAACTTCTCCGCCTGGGGCGGCTACTGCGCGACCGTCTCCCGGGCCCTGCGCACCCACTACGGCTTCGGCGCCGACGCCTGCGCCTTCTTCGACTTCTTCGCCGCGCCCGCGCCCGAGCTGGAGGACGAGACCGACGCCGTCCTCTCCTCGGCCGGCCCGACGACCGGGACGGTCAGCGCCGCGCACAGCTACGGCCGACTGCTGCAGGCCTACGAGCTGATGTTCTGGAACACCCTCGCCGACCTCCCGAACGTTCGCTGA
- a CDS encoding VOC family protein gives MITPETRIRIARPSRNLVAAERFYVEGLGLDVLWRTTERVSGEHDLVMLGLPGGSWHFELTYDPERPLEPTPTVDDLFVLYLGAALDDALVDRLVAAGGTRTAAHNPYWDEHGVTVADPDGYRLVLCSRSWSS, from the coding sequence GTGATCACCCCAGAAACCCGCATCCGGATCGCTCGCCCCTCCCGGAATCTTGTGGCCGCCGAGCGCTTCTATGTCGAGGGCCTCGGGCTCGACGTTCTGTGGCGCACCACCGAGCGTGTCTCCGGCGAGCATGATCTGGTGATGCTCGGACTCCCGGGCGGCTCCTGGCACTTCGAGCTCACTTACGACCCCGAGCGGCCGCTGGAGCCCACGCCCACGGTGGACGACCTCTTCGTCCTCTATCTCGGTGCCGCCCTCGACGATGCCCTCGTCGACCGCCTCGTCGCCGCGGGTGGCACCCGCACCGCGGCGCACAACCCCTACTGGGACGAGCACGGCGTCACCGTTGCCGATCCCGACGGCTACCGCTTGGTGCTCTGCTCGCGTTCCTGGAGCTCCTGA
- a CDS encoding NAD(P)-dependent alcohol dehydrogenase → MSTVAAYAAPAAKAPLERTTIERRALGENDLQLDITFVGICHSDIHQVREGWGRAIFPMVPGHEIAGVVSEVGPGVTKFKVGDRVGVGCMVDSCRECDNCKAGLEQYCANGPVWTYNAVGKDGQPTYGGYSQKVVVDENYVVRIPDALPLDVAAPLLCAGITTYSPLRHWNAGPGTNVAVVGLGGLGHLGVKIAHELGAEVTVLSQSLRKKDDGLRLGADHYHATGDPTTFEDLAGRFDIILSTVSAPLDFAAYASLLRTDGTMVHLGLPEEPVQIVLQSLFGNRRSMSSSGIGGIAETQEMLDFCAEHGVAAEIELIGADEINDAYERVLASDVRYRFVIDTATL, encoded by the coding sequence ATGAGCACTGTCGCCGCCTACGCCGCACCCGCCGCCAAAGCCCCGCTGGAGCGGACGACCATCGAGCGCCGCGCGCTCGGCGAGAACGATCTACAGCTCGACATCACGTTCGTGGGCATCTGCCACTCCGACATCCACCAGGTCCGCGAGGGCTGGGGCAGAGCGATCTTCCCGATGGTGCCCGGCCACGAGATCGCGGGCGTCGTCTCCGAAGTCGGGCCCGGCGTAACGAAGTTCAAGGTCGGCGACCGGGTGGGCGTCGGCTGCATGGTCGACTCCTGCCGCGAGTGCGACAACTGCAAGGCGGGCCTGGAGCAGTACTGCGCCAACGGCCCGGTCTGGACGTACAACGCCGTTGGCAAGGACGGGCAGCCCACCTACGGCGGCTACTCGCAGAAGGTCGTCGTCGACGAGAACTACGTCGTACGCATCCCGGACGCCCTGCCCCTGGACGTGGCCGCCCCGCTGCTGTGCGCCGGCATCACCACCTACTCGCCGCTGCGGCATTGGAACGCCGGCCCCGGCACGAACGTCGCCGTCGTCGGACTCGGTGGCCTCGGCCACCTGGGAGTGAAGATCGCACACGAGCTCGGTGCCGAGGTCACCGTCCTGTCCCAGTCCCTGCGCAAGAAGGACGACGGCCTGCGGCTGGGCGCCGACCACTACCACGCCACCGGCGACCCGACGACCTTCGAGGACCTGGCGGGCAGATTCGACATTATCCTCAGCACCGTCTCCGCCCCGCTCGACTTCGCCGCCTACGCGTCGCTGCTGCGCACCGACGGGACCATGGTGCACCTCGGTCTCCCGGAGGAGCCGGTGCAGATCGTGCTGCAGTCGCTGTTCGGCAACCGGCGCAGCATGAGCAGCTCGGGCATCGGCGGCATCGCCGAGACCCAGGAGATGCTGGACTTCTGCGCCGAGCACGGCGTGGCAGCCGAGATCGAGCTGATCGGCGCGGACGAGATCAACGACGCGTACGAGCGGGTCCTCGCGAGTGACGTCCGCTACCGCTTCGTCATCGACACGGCCACTCTGTGA